The region TTGGCTTTCAAGTGCTTCATCACATTTTCTGGCGCACTTTCGCCATAGGGATCTTCGGGGTGGTTATCATCGCGACCTGGCTCTTCGAAGAATGCTTCGACCACGCCGTTGTTGATGATGGCCGCATAGCGCCAAGAGCGCATGCCAAAGCCAACGTTGTCTTTGTCGACCAGCATGCCAACTTTGCGGGTGAATTCACCAGAGCCGTCAGGGATCACTTTAACGTTTTTGATGCCCTGAGCTTCGGCCCATTTGTTCATCACAAAGCTGTCGTTGACGGACATGCAATAGATTTCGTCGATGCCTTCGGCGGCGAAATCGGCGAAACCGTTTTCAAAGCCTGGCAGTTGGTAAGTCGAGCATGTTGGCGTGAAAGCGCCCGGCAGAGAGAACAAAACAACGCGTTTGCCCGCGAAGTAATCTGCGGTTGTCATATCCTGCCAACGGAATGGGTTAGGGCCTTCGATGCTTTCATCGCGAACGCGGGTGCGAAAGGTCACGGCTGGAAGTTTTTGTCCTGCGAACATGCTTATACCTCTGGTTTGAATGTCGTCTTGGGCGCCGAATTAAAACGATTCTAAGTTTCGCGCAATGTCGAAGGTTGTTTAACGTCAAAGAGACTTTCATTGATGTTGGTATTCTGGCCCAATTGCCACAAACGCATAACGGCATTGCGCCTCTGGCCCTATCATGATTGGGGCGTTATGTTATCTGAAACGAGACTGAATCTGTCGTAAGGAAAGCTGCGTGAGAGACCTTAAGATCCCAGAACAACGCCATCCGGAAAAAGCCAAACGACCGGACAATGTGCAGCCCAAGAAACCAAAATGGATTCGGGTGAAAGCGCCAACCGGCGAAGGCTATAATGCCACCAAGAAAATCATGCGGGAAAACAAGCTGGTCACGGTTTGCGAAGAGGCGGGTTGCCCCAATGCCGGTGAATGCTGGAGCCAGGGTCACGCAACCATGATGATCATGGGTGAGGTTTGTACCCGCGCCTGTACGTTCTGCAACATTGCGACTGGCAAGCCACCAGAGGCTTTGGACGTGTTTGAGCCGGGCCGGGTTGCGGATGCGGTGAAAAAGCTGGGTCTGAACCACGTTGTGATTACTTCGGTGGATCGCGATGACGTGGAAGATGGTGGCGCAGAACATTTTGCTCAAACCATTCGCGCGGTGCGCAGGCAGTCTCCGAACACCACAATTGAGATTCTGACACCTGACTTTATCCGCTGTGATTCTTCGGCGTTGGAAGTGGTGGTTGCGGCCAAACCTGATGTGTTTAATCACAATCTGGAAACCGTGCCTGGGCTGTATCCCGAGGTGCGCCCCGGTGCGCGGTATTTCCATTCGTTGCGCTTGTTGCAACGCGTGAAAGAGCTGGACCCAATGATGTTTACCAAATCGGGCATCATGGTGGGACTGGGCGAAGATCGGCAATCTGTGGTGCAGGTGATGGAGGATATGCGCGCGGCGGATATCGATTTTCTGACGATCGGACAGTATTTGCAGCCGACACCAAAGCACCACCGGGTCGACCGTTTTGTGACTCCGGAGGAATTTAAGACCTATGAAAAGGCAGCTTATGGTAAAGGGTTCTTGATGGTTTCGGCCACTCCTTTGACACGCAGTTCCTATCATGCAGGCGATGATTTTGCGAAATTGCGCGACGCGCGTATGGCGAAATTGGGTCAGTAATGGCAAGTCCTGGATGCGCAGGAATTTGACGCATTCAGGGCTTTAACTGACGTGTTTAATGTAATGTTTTCAGATGGTTGCTTTTGGTATCTATGGTATCAGCTTAAGGTAGGCAGCAATGCTTTCACGGTCTGATGCAGACAATTGCCCCATGTTTTCCACAACATGTGTCATGGCACCGCCCGCGCTGTCAAACTCTGGTGTAAACCCAGTTTCAAGATAATAGGCGATATCGGATGGTGCCCAGTCAAGCTGGCCGCTGGCAATGGCAGGCACTTTGCCTTCTCCGGGAATGAAAGCCCCTTGCAACCAGTCACCGCGTTTCAACCCGCCCAGCGCGTTGCGAGGTGTGTGGCATTCGCCGCAATGGGCTAGTGCCTCGACCAAATAGCGCCCGCGCTCAATTTCCGGGCTTTCGGCATTTGTCAGAACCCAATCTGAATTGGCAAACAGCAGTTTCCAGCCGCCAAGGGTGCGCCGTATGTTAAAGGGAAAGCCAACATCATGTGGCAGACTCGGGCTGTAAGATATTGGGAGCGCATCCATGAAGGACTTTAGATCTGCCACGTCTTGGGGTCGCATCTTGGCATAGGCCGTATAGGGAAAAGCGGGGTAATAATGCGCGCCATCCGGTGAAACGCCTGCTTGAACGGCATTGGCAAATTCAAGCAAAGTCCAACCGCCGATCCCGTTTTGCGGATCAGGTGAAATATTGGGCGCGTTGAAGGTTCCGAAAGGGGATGGAAATTTTTGCCCACCTGACAGAATGGGGTGATCGCTGAAGTCGGTTTTAGGCGCTGCGTGGCAAGATGCGCAACCCGCAGCATGAAACACCTGGGTCCCATGGCTTGGGTCGCCCACCAAGTTTGCAAAGTCGTCGGGATCGACGCCAACTGGGCGTGTCAGATAGAAAAAGGCAGCAAGGCCCAAAATGCCAACGAAAATAAATAGGCGAAGTATGCGGGCCATGCTTGTTCCTTGGATTTATCTGCTTCGGTAGGCTTTGTGACATGCGCTACATGCGCCGCCAAGCGGGCCCATTGCTGCGCGCAACGCGTCCAAGTCTGTACCGGCTGCACCAGCCATGGCAACGGCAGCGGCGTTTAATGCGCCTGCTTTTGCGCCAACGTCAGGGAAATTGCTCCAGATTTCTGCTTTGGCGCGTGTGCCTTCAACACTAGAGCTGTCAGAACCCTGGGGCCACATTGTCATGGCATTGAGGCCTGAAACCACAGCGAGATTGTCTGCTGCGGCTTTTGCAGCTGCGGAATCATAGGCAACATCGCCTTTGGCCATGGCCCCTAAGACGCCAAGATTATGGGAATAAAGTTGCATTTGACCTTGGCGCGCCTTGATTGCCTCCATGATCGCTTTGTCAGCGTGGCTGTCCGCAACTGTCACCGACGCGCCTAGAACTATGGCGAGTGCGGAGGCTGTCAAAAGTTTGAAATTCATTAAATGTCTCCCTGTCTAACTATGCTGCCCATATTGCCTGTGCTAAATTAGATGTACATTAGCGAAAAGTGAAGAAATGTATTCGATTTATGCACAACGATAACTGGGATGACATACGATTTGTATTGGCGGTGGTTGAATCCGGCACGGTCAGCGGGGCCGCGCGCAGGCTTGGGGTGAACCATGCAACGGTTCTGCGCCGGATCGCTTCATTTGAAGAGCGGTATGGGGTTCGGATCTTTGATAAATCGGCGCAAGGGTATGAAATTATACCAGAATATGCGCGGATCACCGATGCATTACGGGGTGTTGAAGAGTCGATGCATTTCATGGAGGCCGCTTTGGCTGGGCAAAATAGCCAAGTACAGGGCGCGCTGCGACTGACGTCGACAGATTCATTATCTTCTATCGTTTTGCCAGAGGTTGTCGCCAATATTACGGCTGATTTCCCTGAGTTACGGTTGACCGTCATCAGTACAAATTCACATTTGGACCTTGGGCGCGCGCAGGTCGATCTGGCGATACGTCCGACAGATCAACTGCCTGAAACATATTCAGGCGATTTGGTGGGCTATTTGCCTTTTGCGATTTACGAAGCTGAGGGCGGCCAAGATGCATGGGTTGGGCTAACGGGGCAAATTGCGCGTGGCACAGTCGGGCAAGAGGTTACCGCGCATATTGCAGGGCAAAAAATTGCGGCAAAGGCGGATACATATCTTGTGGCGGCGCGATTGGCGCGCCAAGGGATTGGGCGCACGGCGTTGCCTTGTTTTGTCGGAGATGTGGAATCTGGATTGCGTCGCGTGGATATTGACTGTGCGCTTCCCAGCATACCTTTGTGGGTCGCTTGCCATACCGAGCTGCAAGATGCCCCGCGCGTGCGCAGGCTGCGTGCGAGAATGGTGGATGAGATGAAAACGGCCGCGATAAAAACCAAAGGTTTATTGCCAGCCTAGTTTAGGGGCGCGTGAACTTTGGGCGGGAGCTGTCAATTGTCAGGCTGTCAGGCCAGCCCACAAAATACTCAATTGCAAAGAGAGCAAAGCAAAGCAGCAAGACCAGCGCCACGAGTTTGCGGCGCCGCGCCGACGGAGGGCGACGCACCAGCATCGAGAGTCTAAGGAGATGACGCAGGTTCAATCGGTGAACCGAACTTTGCCAATATAGGGCAGGTTGCGATTGCGTTGGGCATAGTCGATGCCATAGCCGACAACAAATTCATCCGGGATTTCAAAGCCAACCCAGTCGGCCCGCACATCTGCTTCGCGCCGTGAAGGTTTATCAAGCAAAGCGATGGTTTTCATTTTGCGTGGAGCGCGAGATTCCAACAGGTGTTTGACGTGGTGTAATGTGTGGCCGGTGTCGACGATGTCTTCCACAACCAAGACATCGCGGTCATGAATTTCGCCACGTAAATCCTTTAGAATACGCACTTCGCGGCTGCTTTCGGTGCTGTTGCCATAAGAGGAGGCTTCGAGGAAATCGACCTCGACTGGCAGATCCAGCTCGCGCACAAGATCGGCGATAAAGACAAAAGAGCCGCGCAACAGGCCAACGACCACCAGCTTGTCGGTGTCGGCGTATTCATTACGAATTTCTGTACAAAGGTCTTCGATGCGGGCGGCAATGGATTTTGCCGAGATCATCTTATCGATCACATATGGTGGCTGTGTCATGCTGCCCTCTTGCTTTTTCGTTCGTACCATACGAAATGAGCCACCACTGTCCAACGCGAAAATCAGACAATAGGACGTTTACTGCTTTATGCCGACCCATTCGGAAACCCGGGCCCTGCCTTATAGCGCGCAACAGATGTATGATCTGGTTGCGGATGTGGCTGCTTATCCAAAGTTTCTGCCGTGGTGTGCCGCCGCACGCATCCGTTCGCGGGATCAGGACGGAGCTTCAGAGGTGATGCTGGCGGATCTGGTGATTTCGTTCAAAGTGTTCCGCGAGCGTTTTGGGTCGCGGGTGGTGTTGCACCCCGAAACCATGAGCATTGATACCGAATACCTAGATGGGCCGTTCAAGTTTTTGAAATCCACCTGGGACTTTAAAGACGCCGACGGCGGCTGTGAGGTCTCGTTCTTTGTGGATTTCGAATTCAAAAGTGCCATCTTGCAAGGCATCATTGGTGTGGTCTTTAACGAAGCAATGCACCGGATTGTTATGGCTTTTGAGAAACGTGCGGCAGAGCTTTATAACGCTTAAGCAATCTTAGTTTTTGGCGCCCTAAGCGGACAGGCCTGCTGCATCATGTCGGCCAGCAGCGCTCTGAGTTGGGTCAACTCTCTGATTTTGGCGTCAACCTCTGAGAGTTTATCCCCAAGAAGTTTGCTTGTTTCATCCTGGCTAAGACCCGATCCCGTGACGGCCTTGGCCAGCCCGTCCATTTCGCGCAGTTTGAACCCAAGTTTTTGACCGCTTTTGATCAACAAAACCAATTGCACCATCGAGGCGTCAAAATCGCGATAGCCGTTGTTTTGGCGGTCGGATTTGATCAAGCCACGTTTTTCGTACAGCCGTAGCGTGTCCGCGCTGACATTTGTTTTTTGGGCAAGTTCACCGATGCGCATATTTCTGTTGACCTTGGACTATGGTCCTAGGTTTATGACCTCCCCGAACCATTATGGAAAGGGTTAAAATGTTTTCTGAAACCGCTGCAAATAGGATCTATCGGCTGTCTGCCTGGTGGGATTTGATCGTGACCTGGCCGTTTGCGCTGCCATTTACTTTGGGAGTGCTTTGGAACTTTGGATTGACGCCGTTGCATGGCCTTACCAGCGACGGGGCATTGCCGCCACTTGATGTACATGCGGTGTTGTTTGGCAATTTTTTTGGATCAGTGGTGGTGATTTGGGCCTTGGTGCGGCTGAATTGGAATGACACGCGTTTGGGCTTATATGATGCCGCTGGTCGGGTGTTGTTTTCGGTTGCGATGATCAACGCCCTGATGTCTGATATTTCGCTAATAGTGTGGGTCTTTCTGGTGCCAGAGATCCTGTGGGCGATTGTGCAATTCTTGGCGTTGTATCCGCTGGTTAAGCAGCGATTGGCATAAGCGCAGCGCGAGAAAAGGCGGCCGATGGGCCGCCTTTGTTGATCATATGAGCTGTGGGTTACGAACTGATGTCGTAGGCGCGTTCGCCGTGTACCGTCAGATCCAGACCGTTGGTTTCGGTCTCTGCATCAACCCGCAATGGTGTGATCAGCGCGCAGACTTTGATCAGCACAAATGTCACCACCAATGTGAAAGCGCCTACTATGGCCAGGCCGCCCAATTGCGCAGCCCATGCGCCAGCACCAAACACCGCGATCATGATGGTGCCAAAGATACCGCCAACACCGTGTACCGCAAAGACATCCAGCGTGTCGTCGATCTTAAAGGTGTTGCGGATGACATTCACCGCCTCTTGGCACAGGACACCGGCAACTGCGCCGATAATCAGTGCTTCGACTGGGCCAACAAAACCAGAGGCTGGGGTGATCGAGGCAAGGCCTGCGATGGTCCCGGTGACCAGACCCACCAAAGAGGCCTTGCCGTATTTGATTTTTTCCCACAGAGCCCAGGTCAGCGAGGCCGTTGCCGCAGAGATATGAGTGACAGTTAGCGCCATGGCCGCGCCGCCGTCTGCCGCCAGCTGTGAGCCGCCGTTAAAGCCAAACCAGCCAACCCAAAGCATCGCCGCGCCAATCATCACCATCCAAGGAGCATGGGGCGGGGTGGTTCTGTTTTTGCGTGGGCCAAGCACAACCGCGATAAGCAGCGCTGCCAGACCGGCGGTTTCATGTACCACGATGCCACCGGCAAAGTCTCTGACGCCAGTGTCGCCGAAAATACCACCGTCAGCCAACATGCCGCCGCCCCAAATCCAGTGTACAACCGGAGCATAGCAAAGCAGCATCCAGAGAGAGGAGAATAGCAGAACAAAGCCAAAGCCAATGCGCTCCACATAGGCACCCACGATCAGTGCTGGTGTGATGATTGCAAAAGTCATCTGAAAGGCAAAGAACAGGATCTCGGGCAGGGTGCCAGATAGGCTGTCTGCGGTGATGCCCGCCAAGAAGAACTTGCCGGTGCCGCCCCAAAAGCCGCTGGTGCCTTCGCCAAAGGCGATAGAGTAGCCAAATACAAACCATAGCACGCTCATCAGGCAAGCAATCGCGTAGCAATGCATAAAGACGCTCAGCACGTTGCGTGCGCGTACGAGGCCGCCATAGAACAAAGCCAATCCTGGCAATGTCATAAATAGCACAAGTGCTGTGGCGACGATGATCCAGGCGGTGTCCGCTCCGTTCATGGTCTTTTCCTTTCCCTCATTTATCCGTTGAGGGGCGAAAAACCCTATGCGGGGTGCAAAACAAAGAGGCGCTTGGCAGGAACACGCTTATTTTATTGGCAAATTGCAGATTGATTAATGTTTAGGCGCTTGGTGGCGGTGTTTGCTTAAAAACTAACCGCAATTAGGATGCGTGTTTGAGCAGCAGTGAAAGAGCATGATTCTTAGCCGCATCGCGCACATTTGCGCGGCCAATTGCCCCAAATTCCACCGTTTCTGTGACGGTGGTTGTTTGCAAAGTGATGCCAAAACAGACGCGGCCTTCGGGTTTGAACTCTGATCCGCCGGGGCCTGCGATGCCAGTGACCGACACAGCTAGATCTGCGCCGCTGTGTTGGGCGGCGCCTTGGGCCATTTCGCGCGCAACCTGCTCGCTGACGGCCCCAAAGGCCTCAAGCGTCTGTTCAGACACGCCTAACATTTGTTGTTTGGCCAGGTTCGTATAGGTGACAAAGCCGCGTTCAAACACCGCGGAAGATCCGGCCACATCGGTAAGTGCTGCGGCCACAAGACCTCCGGTACAGCTTTCAGCGGTGGCAATGCGCAGACCCTTGGCCTTGGCAGCCTTAAGAACGTCAGCGGCCAAACTCATAGGATCACCACATGGTATAAAAAGGCCAAAATGGCGGTGCCAATGGCCGCATAAATGCCAGCGATCACGTCATCCAGCATCACCCCAAGCGCATCACCGCGACGGTCGGCCCAGCCAATCAAGTTGGGCTTGGTGATGTCAAACAGGCGAAACAGCGCAAAGCCTGCAATCCAACCGGGGTATAGTTTCAGGGGGTCAATGCCCATGCGCGAGGCTCCATAACTGGTCACCAAGAGGGCGATCCACTGACCAGCGACCTCATCAATCACTACCTCGCTAGGGTCATGGTCGTCTTGCCCTGCGGTGACCTGGGCTGTGGCCCACCAGCCCACAAAGAAAACCACAACGGTTGCAAGGGCAAGCAGGGTGACGCCGCCTAGATAATGGAGGGCAAGCGCCATCAGCACAGCAACAGCCGAGCCCCAAGTGCCCGGTGCAGGTTTCAGATAGCCGGTGCCACCAACCGTGGCGATCATATTTGCAAGTGTGCGGGTCATGGTTTCACCAATGTGGCTGTGGCAATGGAGGCGATGCCTTCTTCGCGACCGGTAAAACCGAGGCGCTCGCTTGTGGTGGCTTTGACAGAGATCTGGTCGGCGCGCAGCCCCATGATTTCGGCCATGCGGGCCATCATGGCGGCAGCATGCGGACCAATTTTGGGGCGTTCACAGATCAGCGTACAGTCAATATTGCTGATGGCATATCCTTTAGACGTTGCAAGATCGACGGCGTGTTTTAAAAAAATCGCACTATCAGCGCCTTTCCATTGCATATCGCTGGGCGGGAAGTGCCGCCCGATGTCACCTTCGGCTAAAGCGCCGTAAATGGCATCGGTGACTGCATGCATGCCCACATCCGCGTCAGAGTGGCCCTTGAGCCTTTTGTCATGTGGGATGTGAACGCCACAGAGGGTGACGTGATCCCCTTGTTCAAACGCATGCACGTCAAAGCCATTGCCTAGCCGAATATCCATAGGTCCTCTCAGGATTTTTTCTGCCCGTTTGAAATCTGCCGGGGTGGTGATTTTCAGATTGTTTTCATCGCCTTGCGTGATCTTGACTGTGATGCCGGCGGCGCGGGCGACCTCTACATCATCCGTCGCGCTGCCACGAAAGTCTTTGTGGGCGGATAGGATTTTTTTAAAATCAAAGCCCTGGGGGGTCTGGGCGCGAAACAGGCCATCGCGCGGATGGGTGTCGCTGACCGCGCCTTTATCACCGCGCCAAAGCGCGTCGGTGACGGGCAGTGCGGGGGCCGCGCCGTCGTGGCTGTTGAGTGCGCAGATCACGTCAGAGATACAGTCCTGCGAGACACTGGCGCGGGCGACATCGTGGATCAAGACCTTGGAAATACCTTGATCTTGCAGGGCTTCAAGCCCCTTGCGCACAGAAATATCGCGACTGGCCCCACCAAAGACGCAGGTGACTTTGGCATGATCAATTGTGCTATAATGGGCCGTGTCATCGGGGTGCACCACGAGTATAATTTGATCGATCTGGTCATGGTCGCAAAAGGCCGCAACGGTCCAGTCGGCCACCCGGCGTCCCGCCAAGGGACGCCATTGTTTAGGCAAGCCTTTTCCGGCCCGTGTTCCGCGCCCGGCGGCAACGATTACCGCAGCGGTTTTTTGTTCTGCACATGTCATGTCGCCTGTCTAAGACCTGCCATGGAAAGACGCAATCTACCCCTTGCGTGTGATTAAAAAATAGGCAAATGCGTAATTCTAGGACATTTTTTCGTGCGAAATCATTGCTGGCCCCTCTGTATGGGCCTATTTTAAGCACAACGACCAAGGAACTGACTGTGGCGATACGACTCGGAGACATTGCTTTAACCCCCCCGGTTTTTCTGGCCCCATTGGCTGGAATCACCGACTTGCCGTTTCGCGAGTTGGTCGCTGGGTTTGGGGCCGGGTTGGTCGTGTCAGAAATGATCGCCTCGCAGGATTTGGTGCATGCCAAACCCGGCGTGCGCGAAAAGGCAGAGCTTGGCTTTGGCGTGGCGGGAACGGCGGTGCAGATCGCTGGGTGCGAAGCCCATTGGATGGCCGAAGCCGCGCGTATGGCCGAGGCCAATGGCGCGCAGATCATCGACATCAACATGGGCTGTCCAGCAAAGAAAGTGACCAGCGCCAGCGGGGCCGGGGCCTCGGGGTCGGCATTGCTGCGGGACTTGGATCATGCGTTGCAATTGATCGAGGCAGTGGTGGCCGCCGTTGATGTGCCGGTGACATTGAAAACCCGCCTGGGTTGGGATGATCAGCTGCTCAATGCGCCTGACCTTGCCAAGCGTGCGGAATTGGCAGGCATTCAAATGGTGACCATACATGGGCGCACACGGTGTCAGTTTTACAAAGGCGCTGCTGATTGGTCCGCGATATCGGCGGTCAAAAATGCGGTGTCTATTCCGGTTATTGCCAATGGCGATATTGTTGATACCGCCAGTGCTAAGGCCGCATTACGACAGTCAGGGGCAGACGGTGTGATGATGGGGCGCGGCGTACAAGGTCAGCCTTGGCTGCCTGCCTTGGTGGCAGCAAATCTTTATGGAAGCAAAGCTCCAGTGATACCTGAAGGAAGTGAATTTATAAGCATGGTATCAAAGCATTACGAGGCAATGCTTATCTTTTATGGCAGGGCACTGGGGCAGAAAGTCGCGCGAAAACACTTGGGCTGGTATATGGATCACGCGGCAACTGATAAACCGCTGCGCCACCGGGTTCTGACTGCAAGAACCGCCGAAGAGGTCTTGGATTTATTGCCAGACGCTCTGGTGTATTCTGTGGAAAGGACAGCTGCATGATTTCCAATTCATCCCTGTGGACCTCCTTGCCGGTTCCAGCTTTGTTGGTGGACAGCGCCGATAAGATTGTGGACGTGAATGGTGTTGCCGAGATTTTTCTGAATGGGTCTGCCAAGTCCCTGCGCGGTACGCCGGTTTGGGATAGGCTGGCGGTTGACGCGCCGTTAGAAGAGGCGTTTTCACGGGCGCGCCGCCATGGCACGCCGTTGTTTGTGAATGATGTAGATGTCGGGACTGGGAATGCGCCACCCGTGCAGTGCAACGTGCAGATCGCACCGGTCATTGGGGCCGAGGATGGGGCCACGGGCGACATGATCTTTTTGATCTCGCCGCGCGAATTGGCCAGCCGGGCCACCAAAACAGACAATGTGAAAAGTGCGGCCAAATCGGCGATTGGCATGGCAGAGATGCTTGCACATGAAATCAAAAACCCATTGGCGGGCATCACCGGTGCTGCGCAATTGTTGTCGATGAATTTGCCTTCTGAAGATTTGGAACTAACGGACCTGATTGTTGAAGAAAGCCGGCGGATCGTGAAATTGCTGGAACAAGTCGAGCAGTTTGGAAACCTGCGTCCCCCGGCGCGCAACGCGGTGAATATTCATGATGTTCTGGATCGGGCGCGTCGTTCAGCCTTGCTGGGCTTTGGAGCCCATATGAATATCATCGAAGATTATGACCCATCGCTGCCCTATGCGCTTGGTGATTCTGACCAACTGTTGCAGGTTGTTTTGAACCTGCTGAAAAATGCCTCTGAAGCGGCCGGAAAAAGCGGTACCATTCGCATTCGGAGCTATTTTGAGCACAGTTTTAAGCTGCGTCGCAATGACGGATCCGGACTTGCTTTGCCGCTACAGGTTGAAATCATCGATGATGGCCCAGGTCTACCACAGGACATCAAGGGGGACATTTTTGATCCCTTTGTGTCGGGGCGTGAAAATGGCACCGGGCTTGGCCTGGCTCTGGTTAGTAAAATTATCTCAGATCATGGCGGCTGGATTTCGGTTGAATCTGTGCCTGGCCGCACCGTATTTCGTATTTCTTTGTCGCGTGCGCCCAAAGATATCATTCCCTCAGAGGAGACATAGCAATGGACGGCACCGTTCTTGTTGCAGATGACGATCGTACAATTCGCACCGTTTTGACTCAGGCTTTGACCCGGGCGGGCTGCAAAGTTCACGCCACAAGCTCTTTGACCACGCTGATGCGTTGGGTCGACGAGGGCAAAGGTGATGTGGTGATCACCGATGTGATGATGCCTGACGGCAATGGCTTGGAAATGCTGCCAAAAATCGCTGAAGACCGTCCCGGATTGCCGGTGATCGTCATTTCAGCGCAGAACACCATTATGACGGCAATTCAGGCGGCCGAGGCAGACGCTTATGACTATTTGCCAAAGCCTTTTGATCTGCCTGATCTTATGAAGCGGACTGGCAAGGCGCTCAGCGAAAAGCGTCGGTCATCGGCACCTGCGCAGGGTGCGGAAGATGCACGGCCTGAAGAGCTGCCATTGGTGGGACGCACTCCGGTGATGCAAGCGCTGTACCGGGTTGTCGCGCGCGTGATGAACACGGATTTGCCGGTTTTGATTTCGGGAGAATCAGGTACTGGTAAATCGCTGATTGCCAAAGAAATTCACGACTTTTCAGACCGTCGCAGCATGCCGTTTGTCACGGTGACCGGCGCTGATATTGCTGATTTGGAAGGGCCAGCGCGCGTCATGGCTCGTGCCAAGGCCGGCACGATCCTGTTTGATGAAGTTTCTGATCTGAGCGAGGAAATTCAGGCGCGTATCGTGCGTATGATTGACAATCCGGGCGACAACGCGCCGCGTTTTATGGCCACCAGCCAGAACGATCTGATGGATGCGGTGGAAAAAGGCACAGTGCGTCAGGATTTGTTTTATCGGTTAAACGGTGCGGCGTTGCATGTGCCAAGTTTGCGCGAACGTGTGGATGATATCCCGCTGCTGGTTGATCATTTCCTATCGCGGTCCGAACGGGATGGGGCACCGTTGCGCCTGTTTTCCGCCGAGGCGCGCGAGTTGTTTCGCGCTTACAGCTGGCCGGGCAATGTGCGTC is a window of Cognatishimia sp. WU-CL00825 DNA encoding:
- a CDS encoding bifunctional 2-C-methyl-D-erythritol 4-phosphate cytidylyltransferase/2-C-methyl-D-erythritol 2,4-cyclodiphosphate synthase, whose amino-acid sequence is MTCAEQKTAAVIVAAGRGTRAGKGLPKQWRPLAGRRVADWTVAAFCDHDQIDQIILVVHPDDTAHYSTIDHAKVTCVFGGASRDISVRKGLEALQDQGISKVLIHDVARASVSQDCISDVICALNSHDGAAPALPVTDALWRGDKGAVSDTHPRDGLFRAQTPQGFDFKKILSAHKDFRGSATDDVEVARAAGITVKITQGDENNLKITTPADFKRAEKILRGPMDIRLGNGFDVHAFEQGDHVTLCGVHIPHDKRLKGHSDADVGMHAVTDAIYGALAEGDIGRHFPPSDMQWKGADSAIFLKHAVDLATSKGYAISNIDCTLICERPKIGPHAAAMMARMAEIMGLRADQISVKATTSERLGFTGREEGIASIATATLVKP
- the dusB gene encoding tRNA dihydrouridine synthase DusB, which translates into the protein MAIRLGDIALTPPVFLAPLAGITDLPFRELVAGFGAGLVVSEMIASQDLVHAKPGVREKAELGFGVAGTAVQIAGCEAHWMAEAARMAEANGAQIIDINMGCPAKKVTSASGAGASGSALLRDLDHALQLIEAVVAAVDVPVTLKTRLGWDDQLLNAPDLAKRAELAGIQMVTIHGRTRCQFYKGAADWSAISAVKNAVSIPVIANGDIVDTASAKAALRQSGADGVMMGRGVQGQPWLPALVAANLYGSKAPVIPEGSEFISMVSKHYEAMLIFYGRALGQKVARKHLGWYMDHAATDKPLRHRVLTARTAEEVLDLLPDALVYSVERTAA
- a CDS encoding ATP-binding protein, whose product is MISNSSLWTSLPVPALLVDSADKIVDVNGVAEIFLNGSAKSLRGTPVWDRLAVDAPLEEAFSRARRHGTPLFVNDVDVGTGNAPPVQCNVQIAPVIGAEDGATGDMIFLISPRELASRATKTDNVKSAAKSAIGMAEMLAHEIKNPLAGITGAAQLLSMNLPSEDLELTDLIVEESRRIVKLLEQVEQFGNLRPPARNAVNIHDVLDRARRSALLGFGAHMNIIEDYDPSLPYALGDSDQLLQVVLNLLKNASEAAGKSGTIRIRSYFEHSFKLRRNDGSGLALPLQVEIIDDGPGLPQDIKGDIFDPFVSGRENGTGLGLALVSKIISDHGGWISVESVPGRTVFRISLSRAPKDIIPSEET
- a CDS encoding sigma-54 dependent transcriptional regulator, giving the protein MDGTVLVADDDRTIRTVLTQALTRAGCKVHATSSLTTLMRWVDEGKGDVVITDVMMPDGNGLEMLPKIAEDRPGLPVIVISAQNTIMTAIQAAEADAYDYLPKPFDLPDLMKRTGKALSEKRRSSAPAQGAEDARPEELPLVGRTPVMQALYRVVARVMNTDLPVLISGESGTGKSLIAKEIHDFSDRRSMPFVTVTGADIADLEGPARVMARAKAGTILFDEVSDLSEEIQARIVRMIDNPGDNAPRFMATSQNDLMDAVEKGTVRQDLFYRLNGAALHVPSLRERVDDIPLLVDHFLSRSERDGAPLRLFSAEARELFRAYSWPGNVRQLENAVKRLVLTSRSEEITRSEAESVLGSQPEAVPLLGGSESEKLSGSVERHLRRYFDLHGNMLPPPGLYARILREIEAPLIEIALDATGGNQAKCADLLGINRNTLRKKITDLDIHVTRRRKLM